The Actinocorallia herbida DNA window GACGCGAGCGCGTTGCCGTGGCCGAGCACCTCGTGCAGGACGTCGGGCTCCGGCGTGTAGAAGGGCGTGCTGTGGTGCCGGATGTACTGCGTGGCGTGGAAGAGGGAATCCGCCAGCGAGCCGTAGAACTCCCGCAGAGGCACCAGCCCGGCAGCGGGCAGGTATCCGAACCCGGTGAGCGGCCGTAGGCCGTCGGTGACCTCCTGGAGCTGCGGAATGCGGTCCGCGGGCAGCCCGAGCCGCGCCTTGGCCGCGAGGTACTCCGCGGCCGCGTACCGCCGGTGCTTGGCGTCGAGCTCCGCCGACACCAGCCGCCAGACCTCGTGCTCCTCGTCGGTGTAGGTCGCCTCGGGCAGCGGATCGCCCTTGCGGTACTCCAGCGCCAGCCGGGCGATCGCGTTCCGCCGCTCCCGGTAAACCGGATCGGCGAACCCCGGGTGATCGCGGCCGAGTTCGACCGTCACCCCGCCGTGCTCGTCCTGCTTGACGGGTGCGAAGTACTGAGCTTCCTCGAACATGTTGCTTCACCCCCTCTTTGGTGATTCCCCTAAACCTCCCGGCTGAGTCGTCGAGAGGTTTGTCCGGATCTCCGCAGTTCGGGGGGCAGATTTGGCCGGAGCGCCCGGATGGCGGATGCTGTGTCAGGTGACGAGTACCACAGAGCTTCGGCGGGTCCTGTACGGGCTGCCGGGAGTCGACGAGTTCGGGGCGCGGGCGCGCGCCGCGCGGTTGGCCACCCGGTCGGTCAAGAACGAGTCGAAGGCCGCGGCGATCGACCTGGCGATCTCCATGGTCGACCTGACCACCCTGGAGGGCGCCGACACCCCCGGCAAGGTCAGGGCGCTGTGCGGGAAGGCCGTGCACACGGCGCCCGGCGCGCCGACCGTCGGGGCCGTCTGCGTCTACCCCGACCTGGTGAAGGTCGCGGTCGAGGCGCTCGCGGACACCGGCGTCGGCATCGCCTCGGTCGCGACCGCGTTCCCGTCCGGCCGGGCGCCGCTCGCGGTGAAGCTCGCCGACACCCGGCAGGCCGTCCTGGACGGCGCCACCGAGATCGACATGGTGATCGACCGGGGCGCCTACCTCGCGGGCGACTACGCGAAGGTCTTCGACGAGATCACCGCGGTGAAGGACGCGTGCGGCGACGCCCATCTCAAGGTCATCCTGGAGACGGGCGAACTGGCCACCTACGACAACGTGCGCAGGGCGTCCTGGCTGGCGATGCTCGCGGGGGCCGACTTCATCAAGACCTCCACCGGCAAGATCCAGCCCGCGGCGACCGCGCCCGTCGTGCTGGTGATGCTGGAGGCGGTCCGGGACTTCGCCGCCGAGCGCGGCAGGATCGTCGGGGTGAAGCCCGCGGGCGGCATCCGCACCACCAAGGACGCGCTCAAGATGCTCGTCCAGGTGCGCGAGGTCGCCGGGCCGCGCTGGCTCGACCCCGCCCTGTTCCGGATCGGCGCGTCGAGCCTGCTCAACGACCTGCTCATGCAGCGGGAGAAGCTCGCCACCGGCGTCTACTCCGGCCCCGACTACTTCTCCCTGGACTGATCAATGACCTTCGCCGACGGCTACGCGCCCGCGCCCGAGTCGACCTCCGTGGTGGACCTGCGCGCGGACTACGGCCTGTTCATCGACGGCGCGTTCACCGCCGCCAAGGAGACCTTCGAGACGGTCAACCCGGCCACCGAGGAGGTGCTCGCCGAGGTGGCCCTGGCCGGGGCCGAGGACGTCGACCGGGCCGTCGCCGCCGCCCGGACCGCCTTCGAGAACGTCTGGGGGCCGATGCCGGGGGCCGAACGGGCCAAGTACCTGTTCCGGATCGCCCGGCTGATCCAGGAGCGCTCGCGCGAACTCGCCGTCCTGGAGTCGCTCGACAACGGCAAGCCCATCCGGGAGACCCGCGACTTCGACCTTCCGCAGGTCGCGGCGCACTTCTTCTACCACGCGGGCTGGGCCGACAAGCTGGAGCACGCCGGGTACGGCACCACCCCGCTGGGCGTCGCCGCGCAGGTCATCCCGTGGAACTTCCCGCTGCTCATGCTGGCCTGGAAGATCGCCCCGGCGCTGGCGTGCGGCAACACCGTGGTGCTCAAGCCCGCCGAGACGACCCCGCTGACCGCCCTGGCCTTCGCGGAGATCTGCCGCCAGGCCGAGCTGCCCCCGGGCGTCGTCAACATCGTGACGGGCGCGGGGGAGACGGGCCGGCTGCTCGTGGAGCACCCGGGCGTCGACAAGGTCGCCTTCACCGGGTCCACCGCGGTCGGCAAGAGCATCGCCAGGTCGGTCGCGGGCACGTCCAAGCGGCTCGGCCTGGAGCTGGGCGGCAAGGGCGCCAACATCGTCTTCGACGACGCCCCGCTGGACGAGGCGGTCGAGGGGATCGTCAACGCGATCTTCTTCAACCAGGGGCACGTGTGCTGCGCCGGGTCGCGGCTGCTGGCGCAGGAGTCGGTGGCCGAGGAGCTGCTGGCCCGGCTGCGCGCCAGGATGGCGACGCTGGTCGTCGGCGACCCCCTGGACAAGAACACCGACGTCGGCGCGATCAACTCCGCCGCGCAGCTCGCCCGCATCCGGGAGCTGGTCGACGCGGGCACCGCCGAGGGCGCCGAGGTGTGGGCGCCCTCGTGCGACCTGCCCGAGCGCGGCTTCTGGTTCGCCCCGACGGTCTTCACCGAGGTCGCGGCGAGCCACCGGATCGCCCGCGAGGAGATCTTCGGGCCCGTCCTGTCGGTGCTGACGTTCCGTACCCCCGCCGAGGCCGTCGAGAAGGCCAACAACACCCCCTACGGGCTGTCCGCGGGCATCTGGACGGAGAAGGGCTCCCGGATCCTCGCGGTGGCCGACAAGCTCCGTGCGGGCGTCGTGTGGGCCAACACGTTCAACCAGTTCGACCCGGCGTCGCCGTTCGGCGGGTTCAAGGAGTCCGGTCACGGGCGCGAGGGCGGTAGGCAGGGGCTGGAGGCCTACCTTGCCCAGAGTTGACAAGAAGCGGCGCGCGAAGGCGCGCCGTGCCGAGGAGCGCAAGGATGCGGCCGGGAGTGCGACGGCGCCCGCGCCGCCGCGAGACGAAGGGAACGGCGGGCCGATGCGGCTGGCAGTGCGCAAGACCTACAAGCTGTTCATCGGCGGGGCCTTCCCGCGATCGGAGTCCGGCAGGTCCTTCGTGGTGAACGACGCGCGCGGGGAGTTCCTCGCCCATGCCGCGCACGCCTCGCGCAAGGACGTCCGCGACGCCGTCGTGGCGGCCCGCAAGGCGGCCGACGGCTGGGCGGCCCGCACGGGCTACAACCGCGGCCAGATCCTCTACCGGATCGCCGAGATGCTGGAGGGCAGGCGCGCCCAGTTCGTCGAGGAGCTGCGCGCGGGCGGCCTGGCGCGTGAGGCCGCGGAGGCAGAGGTGGACGCCGCGGTGGACCGCTGGGTCTGGTACGCGGGCTGGACCGACAAGATCGCGGCGGTCGCCGGCGGGACGAACCCGGTCGCCGGGCCGTTCCTCAACGTCTCCGCGCCGGTGCCCACGGGCGTCGTCGGGGTGCTCGCGCCGCGGGACGCGCCGCTGCTCGGCCTGGTGTCGGTGCTCGCGCCCGTCATCGCGACGGGCAGCACCGCGGTGGTCGTCGCCGACGCGCCGCTCCCGGCCGTCACGTTCGCCGAGGTGCTGGCGACCTCCGACCTGCCGGGCGGTGTCGTCAACATCCTGACCGGCGTGCGCGAGGAACTGGCGCCGTGGCTGGCCGGGCACATGGACGTCAACGCGATCGACCTCGCGGGCGCGTCCCCGGAACTCGCCGCCGACTGCGAGCGCGCCGCCGCGGGCAACCTCAAGCGCGTCCTGCGCCCCGCCGAGGAGGACTGGACCGCCGATCCCGGTACCCGCCGCATGACCGCGGTCCTGGAGACGCGCACGGTCTGGCACCCGCTGGGCGTCTGACCGGACCCGGCGAAGGTCGTCCCGCCCCGGTGCCCGGCCGCGCTCATCGCGCGGCCGGGCACCGGGTGCGCGCCGTGTTCGTCCCGGTGCGGCCGCGCCGTCCGGCGTGCGCGCGCCGGACAAAAACCGTGGCGGCTTGATGCGCTGTTTTCCGCTACGCCGCGTGGGCTGTCCGCGTGATGGCGGTTGTCTCCGTCGTGGGCGCGGCGTGGGTATTTTGCCGTTCTGCGGTTTAAAGCCGCAGGTCACGGGCTATCTCCCCGGTACCTGATCACTACGGGGGGATGGATCAGTGGCTACCAATACAACGAGGCGTGCGACCACTCGCCGTAGTTCTACGACGAAGCGCACGTCCGCCGCCACGAAGACGGCAGCAAGGAAACCCGCGG harbors:
- a CDS encoding aldehyde dehydrogenase family protein; translation: MRLAVRKTYKLFIGGAFPRSESGRSFVVNDARGEFLAHAAHASRKDVRDAVVAARKAADGWAARTGYNRGQILYRIAEMLEGRRAQFVEELRAGGLAREAAEAEVDAAVDRWVWYAGWTDKIAAVAGGTNPVAGPFLNVSAPVPTGVVGVLAPRDAPLLGLVSVLAPVIATGSTAVVVADAPLPAVTFAEVLATSDLPGGVVNILTGVREELAPWLAGHMDVNAIDLAGASPELAADCERAAAGNLKRVLRPAEEDWTADPGTRRMTAVLETRTVWHPLGV
- a CDS encoding phenylalanine 4-monooxygenase; its protein translation is MFEEAQYFAPVKQDEHGGVTVELGRDHPGFADPVYRERRNAIARLALEYRKGDPLPEATYTDEEHEVWRLVSAELDAKHRRYAAAEYLAAKARLGLPADRIPQLQEVTDGLRPLTGFGYLPAAGLVPLREFYGSLADSLFHATQYIRHHSTPFYTPEPDVLHEVLGHGNALASDRYAALYRAAGKAARRVETPEALEFVSRVFWFTMEFGVIAEGAELKAYGAGILSSYGEIEEFRSMDVHPLDLRVMGATDYDITKYQTDLFRAESLDHLEDVAGTFWDTCTDDSIRSLTRA
- the deoC gene encoding deoxyribose-phosphate aldolase, yielding MTSTTELRRVLYGLPGVDEFGARARAARLATRSVKNESKAAAIDLAISMVDLTTLEGADTPGKVRALCGKAVHTAPGAPTVGAVCVYPDLVKVAVEALADTGVGIASVATAFPSGRAPLAVKLADTRQAVLDGATEIDMVIDRGAYLAGDYAKVFDEITAVKDACGDAHLKVILETGELATYDNVRRASWLAMLAGADFIKTSTGKIQPAATAPVVLVMLEAVRDFAAERGRIVGVKPAGGIRTTKDALKMLVQVREVAGPRWLDPALFRIGASSLLNDLLMQREKLATGVYSGPDYFSLD
- a CDS encoding aldehyde dehydrogenase family protein, whose product is MTFADGYAPAPESTSVVDLRADYGLFIDGAFTAAKETFETVNPATEEVLAEVALAGAEDVDRAVAAARTAFENVWGPMPGAERAKYLFRIARLIQERSRELAVLESLDNGKPIRETRDFDLPQVAAHFFYHAGWADKLEHAGYGTTPLGVAAQVIPWNFPLLMLAWKIAPALACGNTVVLKPAETTPLTALAFAEICRQAELPPGVVNIVTGAGETGRLLVEHPGVDKVAFTGSTAVGKSIARSVAGTSKRLGLELGGKGANIVFDDAPLDEAVEGIVNAIFFNQGHVCCAGSRLLAQESVAEELLARLRARMATLVVGDPLDKNTDVGAINSAAQLARIRELVDAGTAEGAEVWAPSCDLPERGFWFAPTVFTEVAASHRIAREEIFGPVLSVLTFRTPAEAVEKANNTPYGLSAGIWTEKGSRILAVADKLRAGVVWANTFNQFDPASPFGGFKESGHGREGGRQGLEAYLAQS